A stretch of the Thermoanaerobaculia bacterium genome encodes the following:
- the add gene encoding adenosine deaminase codes for MRPRTLLALARRRRVTLPADDEAGLREWFRFRDFDHFVDIYLTCSKCVRDPEDFQRLLADFAIDQAAENIRYSEVHFTIGTHWQNGVAIDEVLDAMAETIVAVERDENVRIRLIPDIVRDVGKETADPTLDWALAGQKKGVVVALGLTGREALFPSEPFADHFAAAAAAGLHCVAHAGEHAGPQAVYSALDSCRAERIGHGVRSIEDPGLVDRLRTHRVPIEVCPTSNICLGVAPDVAHHPFDEMRRAGLEVSINTDDPALFDTTLSEEFRRVGEAYSYTPEVLANLALAAAAHSFLPEAEKRSHLAAMREEILAAAARHLGRELDI; via the coding sequence ATGCGTCCGCGGACGCTCCTGGCACTCGCGCGCCGCCGGCGGGTGACGCTGCCCGCCGATGACGAAGCGGGTCTGCGTGAGTGGTTCCGTTTCCGCGACTTCGACCACTTCGTCGACATCTATCTCACCTGCTCGAAGTGCGTCCGCGACCCCGAGGATTTCCAGCGTCTGCTCGCCGATTTCGCCATCGACCAGGCGGCGGAGAACATCCGCTACTCGGAGGTGCATTTCACCATCGGGACGCACTGGCAGAACGGCGTCGCGATCGACGAGGTGCTCGACGCGATGGCCGAGACGATCGTAGCGGTCGAGCGCGACGAGAACGTGCGCATCCGCCTGATTCCCGACATCGTGCGCGACGTCGGCAAGGAGACCGCCGATCCGACCCTCGACTGGGCTCTCGCGGGCCAGAAGAAGGGGGTGGTGGTCGCGCTCGGGCTCACCGGGCGCGAGGCGCTCTTCCCGAGCGAGCCGTTCGCCGACCACTTCGCCGCCGCCGCCGCCGCCGGGCTTCACTGCGTGGCGCACGCCGGGGAGCACGCTGGGCCGCAGGCGGTCTATTCGGCGCTCGACTCCTGCCGCGCCGAGCGCATCGGTCACGGCGTGCGCTCGATCGAGGACCCTGGTCTCGTGGACCGGCTGCGCACCCACCGCGTACCGATCGAGGTCTGCCCGACCTCGAACATCTGCCTCGGCGTTGCGCCCGACGTGGCGCACCATCCGTTCGACGAGATGCGCCGCGCCGGGCTCGAGGTGTCGATCAACACCGACGACCCGGCGCTGTTCGACACGACGCTCTCGGAGGAGTTCCGGCGGGTCGGCGAGGCCTACTCCTACACGCCGGAGGTGCTCGCCAATCTCGCGCTGGCGGCCGCCGCGCACTCCTTCCTGCCCGAAGCGGAGAAGCGCTCCCACCTGGCCGCCATGCGCGAAGAGATCCTCGCCGCCGCCGCTCGCCACCTCGGGCGAGAGCTCGACATCTAG
- a CDS encoding GNAT family N-acetyltransferase, translated as MIAPTPVTLEGDGVRLEPLAAAHCDGLAAAAADGRLWELWYTSVPAPEETAGYIDRALAGQRAGDMLPWAVRELASGAIVGSTRYHDIVAAADRVEIGWTWYAAAWQRSHVNSACKLLLFTHAFETLGCRVVGLRTDNFNFASQRAIEALGAKRDGVIRHHWARRDGSVRDTVLYSVLASEWPDVRKHLSGRLARHRAP; from the coding sequence ATGATCGCTCCAACCCCGGTGACGCTCGAAGGCGACGGAGTACGGCTCGAACCGCTGGCGGCGGCGCACTGTGACGGCCTCGCTGCGGCGGCCGCCGACGGCCGGCTCTGGGAGCTCTGGTACACCTCCGTGCCGGCGCCGGAGGAGACTGCCGGCTACATCGACAGGGCGCTCGCCGGCCAGCGCGCCGGCGACATGCTGCCGTGGGCCGTGCGCGAGCTCGCGAGCGGCGCCATCGTCGGCAGCACGCGCTACCACGACATCGTCGCGGCGGCCGACCGGGTGGAGATCGGCTGGACCTGGTACGCCGCCGCCTGGCAGCGCAGTCACGTCAACTCCGCCTGCAAGCTCCTGCTCTTCACGCACGCCTTCGAGACGCTCGGTTGCCGGGTGGTCGGCCTGCGGACCGACAACTTCAACTTCGCCTCGCAGAGGGCGATCGAAGCGCTCGGAGCGAAGAGGGACGGAGTGATCCGCCATCACTGGGCGCGGCGCGACGGCTCGGTGCGCGACACCGTCCTCTACAGCGTGCTCGCCAGCGAGTGGCCGGACGTCCGCAAGCATCTTTCCGGCCGGCTCGCCCGGCACCGCGCCCCCTGA
- a CDS encoding DUF1428 domain-containing protein, translated as MSYVDGFVFAVPKKKVAEYKRIARKAGKVWMEHGALAYQECLGEDIPKKKKGSVSFPGMVLAKPGELIGFSWIVYKSRAHRDKVLKKVLSDPRLAKMMNPDAMPFDMKRMAYGGFKTLVSF; from the coding sequence ATGAGCTACGTCGATGGATTCGTCTTCGCGGTGCCGAAGAAGAAGGTTGCGGAGTACAAGCGGATCGCGAGGAAGGCCGGGAAGGTCTGGATGGAGCATGGGGCGCTCGCCTATCAGGAGTGTCTCGGGGAAGACATTCCGAAGAAGAAGAAAGGGAGTGTGTCCTTCCCCGGTATGGTGCTGGCGAAGCCCGGCGAGCTCATCGGCTTCTCCTGGATCGTCTACAAGTCGCGCGCCCATCGCGACAAGGTGCTCAAGAAGGTTCTCAGCGATCCCCGGCTCGCCAAGATGATGAACCCCGACGCGATGCCGTTCGACATGAAGCGCATGGCCTACGGCGGATTCAAGACCCTCGTCTCGTTCTGA
- a CDS encoding MFS transporter gives MSLPEALRSLRHRNYRLFFAGQLVSLTGTWMQSVAQAWLAYSLTHSAAVLGIVGFAGQIPALLFSPAGGVVADRFARRRVLLATQATSMVLAFTLAALTLGGQVSISWILVLAALSGVVNAFDIPTRQAFAVDMVGRDDLVNAIALNSSIFNGARVLGPAIAGILVARIGEGWCFLVNGVSYFAVLGSLLAMRLPAPARGAHATTAWASVREGFVYASRARPVRALLLLLGVVSLTGMPYVVLMPVFAREILGGGARELGLLMGCAGVGALLGAIVLASRRHVKGLGTFIAICAGGMGISLIAFALSRDFRLSALLLVPVGFFVMSQMASSNTLIQSLIPDAMRGRVMSLYAMMFMGMAPIGALVAGFLAARIGAPATLAGGGAICIAGALLFARHLPALRLEARQMIVELQMSAGAPPEEPT, from the coding sequence TTGAGCCTCCCCGAAGCGCTCCGCTCCCTGAGGCATCGCAACTACCGGCTCTTCTTCGCCGGCCAGCTCGTCTCGCTCACCGGCACCTGGATGCAGTCGGTCGCCCAGGCCTGGCTCGCCTACAGCCTCACGCACTCGGCCGCCGTCCTCGGCATCGTCGGCTTCGCCGGCCAGATCCCGGCCCTGCTCTTCTCCCCCGCCGGCGGCGTCGTGGCGGACCGCTTCGCCCGGCGCCGGGTGCTGCTCGCGACCCAGGCCACCTCGATGGTCCTGGCGTTCACTCTCGCGGCGCTGACGCTCGGCGGACAGGTGTCGATCTCCTGGATCCTCGTCCTGGCGGCACTCTCCGGCGTGGTGAACGCCTTCGACATTCCCACCCGCCAGGCGTTCGCGGTCGACATGGTCGGGCGCGACGACCTGGTGAACGCGATCGCCCTGAACTCGTCGATCTTCAACGGCGCGCGCGTCCTCGGGCCGGCGATCGCCGGTATTCTCGTGGCTCGGATCGGCGAGGGCTGGTGCTTCCTCGTCAACGGGGTGAGCTATTTCGCGGTCCTCGGCAGCCTCCTGGCGATGCGGCTGCCGGCGCCGGCGCGGGGCGCGCACGCCACTACTGCATGGGCGAGCGTGCGCGAAGGCTTCGTCTACGCCTCGCGCGCCCGCCCGGTGCGCGCCCTCCTGCTGCTGCTCGGCGTCGTGAGCCTCACCGGCATGCCCTACGTCGTCCTGATGCCGGTCTTCGCGCGCGAGATCCTGGGCGGCGGCGCCCGCGAGCTCGGTCTGCTGATGGGCTGCGCCGGTGTGGGCGCTCTCCTCGGCGCGATCGTGCTCGCCAGCCGCAGGCACGTCAAGGGCCTGGGTACGTTCATTGCCATCTGCGCCGGCGGAATGGGGATCTCCCTGATTGCCTTCGCCCTCTCGCGCGACTTCCGGCTCTCGGCGCTCCTCCTCGTGCCGGTCGGCTTCTTCGTCATGAGCCAGATGGCGAGCTCGAACACGCTCATCCAGTCGCTCATTCCCGACGCCATGCGCGGCCGCGTGATGTCGCTCTACGCCATGATGTTCATGGGCATGGCGCCGATCGGCGCCCTCGTCGCGGGCTTCCTCGCTGCCCGGATCGGCGCTCCCGCGACCCTGGCCGGGGGCGGTGCGATCTGCATCGCCGGTGCCCTCCTCTTCGCCCGCCACCTCCCCGCCCTGCGCCTCGAAGCCCGCCAGATGATCGTCGAGCTCCAGATGTCCGCCGGCGCCCCGCCCGAAGAGCCGACCTGA
- a CDS encoding type II toxin-antitoxin system PemK/MazF family toxin: MTGDSPLPSRGEVWWVRVDKRRPAVIVQTDKVREPRIASFLVVPLTGRLHLEGLPGNVRLDTRSTRLGKPSVANVYDLQKVLKADLIERVSQLRPSELAALDAGLRLVLEL, from the coding sequence ATGACTGGTGACTCCCCGCTGCCCAGCCGCGGTGAGGTCTGGTGGGTGCGCGTCGACAAACGCCGTCCGGCGGTCATCGTCCAGACCGACAAGGTCCGCGAGCCCCGCATCGCTTCATTTCTCGTCGTGCCGCTGACCGGCCGTCTGCATCTCGAGGGACTGCCCGGAAACGTCCGGCTCGACACCCGCTCGACCCGCCTTGGGAAGCCCTCCGTCGCCAACGTCTACGACCTGCAGAAGGTCCTCAAGGCCGACCTGATCGAGCGTGTGTCCCAGCTTCGGCCGAGCGAGCTCGCGGCGCTCGACGCCGGCCTGCGCCTCGTTCTCGAGCTCTGA
- a CDS encoding M28 family peptidase produces MNRSSRSAAIPLLGCTLTVGMLLATSATRADSGSPPAVVEPTPAGGPIDAAGLAATVRFLSSDALEGRGPGSRGDQVARLYLSSELEALGLVPGVGTGAGAGSPSPTWEQSFPMVGIDSQAPATWEFQAPGGRVALARREEFIAASGVQAATATIQDSEVVFVGYGIQAPEYGWDDFKGVDLRGKVLLMLNNDPDWDDALFAGKRRLYYGRWTYKYESAARQGAAGAVIIHTTPSAGYPFQVVQSSWSSEQFELPAGDEPRLQISGWTTEGAAEKLVALSGRKLSELVEAARSKSFRPVPLGIRTSLTLENQIRKVETANVAGLLPGSDPVLRDEVVVYTAHHDHLGVASPDKEGDTIYNGALDNATGCAQLLALARAFAALPERPRRSILFLFVAAEEQGLLGSRHYSTHPTFAPGKMAANINLDSANIYGRTRDVTYVGFGKSSLDAVVTAAAAAQGRVVHGDPAPEKGSFYRSDQFHFARIGVPAIYLDPGTEFVGAGAPAAKARQEAYDATCYHQPCDELNADWVWDGMLEDTRLALAIGTAIANADAMPTWNPGDEFEAAREAALADGAGNGTP; encoded by the coding sequence ATGAACCGATCGTCTCGCTCCGCCGCGATCCCCCTGCTCGGCTGCACCCTGACCGTCGGCATGCTGCTCGCGACCTCCGCGACCCGCGCCGACAGCGGCTCCCCGCCTGCCGTCGTCGAGCCGACACCGGCCGGCGGGCCGATCGACGCCGCGGGCCTCGCCGCGACGGTGCGTTTCCTCTCCTCCGACGCCCTCGAGGGGCGAGGGCCGGGGAGCCGCGGCGACCAGGTGGCGCGGCTCTACCTCTCCAGCGAGCTCGAAGCTCTCGGCCTGGTGCCGGGAGTCGGCACGGGCGCCGGCGCGGGGTCGCCATCGCCAACCTGGGAGCAGTCGTTTCCGATGGTGGGCATCGATTCGCAGGCCCCGGCGACCTGGGAGTTTCAGGCTCCGGGCGGCCGGGTTGCGCTCGCCCGCCGGGAGGAGTTCATCGCGGCGTCGGGCGTCCAGGCGGCGACAGCGACGATCCAGGATTCGGAGGTCGTCTTCGTTGGCTACGGCATCCAGGCGCCGGAGTACGGCTGGGACGATTTCAAAGGGGTCGATCTGCGGGGCAAAGTCCTGCTGATGCTCAACAACGATCCGGACTGGGACGACGCCCTCTTCGCCGGCAAGCGCCGGCTCTACTACGGCCGCTGGACCTACAAGTACGAGAGCGCCGCGCGCCAGGGCGCGGCTGGCGCCGTCATCATCCACACCACCCCCTCCGCCGGCTATCCGTTCCAGGTCGTTCAATCCTCCTGGTCGAGCGAACAGTTCGAGCTCCCCGCGGGCGACGAACCGCGCCTGCAGATCTCCGGCTGGACGACCGAAGGGGCCGCCGAGAAGCTGGTCGCGCTCTCCGGCCGGAAGCTCTCCGAGCTCGTCGAGGCCGCGAGGTCGAAATCGTTCCGTCCGGTGCCGCTCGGCATCCGCACCAGCCTGACGCTCGAGAACCAGATCCGCAAAGTCGAAACCGCGAACGTCGCCGGGCTCCTGCCCGGATCCGATCCCGTCCTGCGTGACGAGGTGGTCGTCTACACCGCCCATCACGACCATCTGGGCGTCGCCTCGCCCGACAAGGAGGGCGACACGATCTACAACGGCGCGCTCGACAACGCCACCGGCTGCGCCCAGCTCCTCGCCCTGGCAAGAGCGTTCGCGGCCTTGCCCGAGCGCCCGCGGCGCTCGATCCTCTTCCTCTTCGTCGCCGCCGAGGAGCAGGGCCTGCTGGGCTCCCGGCACTACTCGACCCACCCGACCTTCGCTCCGGGCAAGATGGCCGCGAACATCAACCTCGACTCGGCGAACATCTACGGCCGCACCCGCGACGTCACCTACGTCGGCTTCGGCAAGTCGTCGCTCGACGCCGTGGTGACCGCCGCCGCCGCGGCGCAGGGCCGGGTCGTCCACGGCGACCCGGCGCCCGAGAAGGGCTCCTTCTACCGTTCGGACCAGTTCCACTTCGCGCGCATCGGCGTGCCGGCGATCTACCTCGACCCGGGAACCGAGTTCGTGGGCGCGGGCGCCCCGGCCGCCAAGGCGCGACAGGAGGCCTACGACGCGACCTGCTACCACCAGCCGTGCGACGAGTTGAACGCCGACTGGGTCTGGGACGGCATGCTCGAGGACACCCGGCTCGCGCTGGCCATCGGCACCGCCATCGCCAACGCCGACGCCATGCCGACCTGGAACCCCGGCGACGAATTCGAAGCGGCTCGCGAGGCTGCGCTGGCCGACGGCGCCGGAAACGGGACACCGTGA
- a CDS encoding DUF2071 domain-containing protein — MVLETALADALYLNWAIPLAALPPAPAGLRYDLGRAGHVGSEGLAFFSLVLYRQVGLHLRGASWLALSYPQVDARLYVRDAVNTASVLLLRQLVPGWVVPLGRLVGGQPLSAAVCEFPDGLPEAPADGALRESGGAPDPDPRIWRWRFSAGARLTTAVRIGAPGGFAGAAGGGSGGEVEDPRPRSSRQWEGEVAFFRDRTRAFWRQGASLRRVETDRPATPALPVSARIEQADWLETFLPFVPVEGWSEVHSAFLVPRVQFVFAFEGAREVPVAAPMTAAG, encoded by the coding sequence GTGGTCCTCGAAACGGCGCTCGCCGATGCTCTCTACCTGAACTGGGCGATTCCGCTCGCGGCGTTGCCACCGGCGCCGGCCGGGCTGCGCTACGACCTGGGGCGCGCCGGCCACGTTGGGAGTGAAGGCCTGGCGTTCTTCTCGCTGGTGCTCTACCGCCAGGTAGGTCTCCACCTGCGGGGAGCGAGCTGGCTCGCTCTGTCCTATCCCCAGGTCGATGCGCGACTCTACGTGCGCGACGCCGTCAACACAGCGTCGGTCCTGCTGCTTCGCCAGCTGGTGCCCGGATGGGTGGTGCCGCTCGGGAGACTCGTCGGCGGGCAGCCGCTCTCGGCGGCGGTCTGTGAGTTTCCCGACGGGCTTCCGGAGGCGCCGGCGGATGGCGCCCTTCGGGAGAGCGGCGGGGCTCCAGATCCGGATCCGCGCATCTGGCGCTGGAGGTTCTCCGCCGGAGCTCGCCTGACGACGGCGGTGCGCATCGGCGCACCCGGAGGATTCGCCGGAGCGGCCGGCGGAGGCTCGGGCGGCGAGGTCGAGGATCCGCGACCGCGCTCCTCGCGGCAGTGGGAGGGGGAGGTCGCGTTCTTTCGCGACCGCACTCGCGCCTTCTGGCGGCAGGGCGCCTCCCTGCGGCGTGTCGAGACCGACCGGCCGGCGACCCCTGCGCTGCCGGTCAGCGCGCGGATCGAGCAGGCCGACTGGCTCGAGACATTCCTGCCGTTCGTACCCGTCGAAGGCTGGTCCGAGGTGCACTCGGCCTTCCTCGTGCCCAGGGTTCAGTTCGTCTTCGCCTTCGAAGGGGCGCGCGAGGTGCCGGTCGCTGCGCCGATGACCGCGGCCGGATGA
- a CDS encoding MFS transporter, with the protein MSPLRRLGRSYVRAFSGLPGEVWILAFATLVNRAGTMVLPFLTLYLTGQFGWSPAAAGRMLALYGAGAIGGAFLGGWAADRWSPVAVQQFSLIGTGFGFLALTRIESERGWGVAMVVISLVAECYRPALLAAAGKDVPAEVRGRSMGLLRLAVNAGMSIGPAVGGLLASANYDLLFLADAGTCWAAAAVLFLARRRAARRGMRPVAASDEAPQPVGSPWRDGPFVVFLGLAMVLAIVFFQINGTFPLYLHHEYGLSEAAIGGLLGLNALVVVAFEMLILHRTERLAPLAIIGPGAFLLCLGFALLPLGRGALFAAATVLVWTVGEMLTLPMTNIFVAARAGSARAGRYMGAYTMAFATAFLLAPALGLSVYDRYGGGVLWGAAGVVGGALWLGFWGLGRVLASTAVSAECESRPPD; encoded by the coding sequence TTGAGCCCCCTGCGCCGGCTCGGCCGGAGCTACGTCCGTGCCTTCTCGGGCCTCCCCGGCGAGGTCTGGATCCTCGCTTTCGCCACGCTGGTCAATCGCGCCGGCACGATGGTGCTGCCGTTCCTCACCCTCTACCTGACCGGACAGTTCGGGTGGAGTCCCGCCGCAGCCGGCCGGATGCTCGCCCTCTACGGCGCCGGCGCCATCGGCGGCGCCTTCCTCGGTGGATGGGCGGCGGACCGCTGGTCGCCAGTCGCGGTGCAGCAGTTCTCCCTCATCGGCACCGGCTTCGGATTCCTCGCCCTCACCCGGATCGAATCGGAACGCGGCTGGGGCGTCGCCATGGTGGTGATCAGCCTGGTCGCGGAGTGCTACCGGCCGGCACTGCTCGCCGCAGCGGGCAAGGATGTCCCGGCGGAGGTGCGGGGGCGTTCGATGGGGCTCCTGCGCCTGGCCGTGAACGCCGGCATGTCGATCGGACCGGCGGTCGGCGGCCTTCTGGCGAGCGCCAACTACGATCTGCTGTTTCTCGCCGACGCCGGCACCTGTTGGGCCGCCGCCGCAGTCCTCTTTCTCGCCCGCCGGCGGGCCGCGCGCCGCGGCATGCGGCCCGTCGCAGCTTCCGACGAGGCGCCGCAACCGGTGGGCTCGCCCTGGCGCGACGGCCCGTTCGTCGTCTTCCTCGGCCTCGCGATGGTTCTGGCGATCGTCTTCTTCCAGATCAATGGCACTTTTCCGCTCTATCTGCACCATGAATACGGGCTCAGCGAGGCCGCCATCGGGGGGCTCCTCGGCCTCAACGCGCTCGTCGTAGTCGCCTTTGAGATGCTCATCCTGCACCGCACCGAGCGCCTGGCTCCACTCGCGATCATCGGGCCGGGCGCCTTTCTCCTCTGCCTCGGTTTCGCGCTCCTGCCCCTGGGGCGCGGGGCGCTCTTCGCCGCCGCAACCGTGCTCGTCTGGACAGTCGGCGAGATGCTCACTCTGCCGATGACCAACATCTTCGTCGCCGCCCGGGCCGGATCGGCGCGCGCCGGGCGCTATATGGGCGCTTATACGATGGCCTTCGCGACCGCCTTCCTGCTGGCGCCGGCGCTGGGCCTGTCGGTTTACGACCGCTATGGCGGGGGCGTGCTCTGGGGGGCGGCCGGCGTGGTCGGCGGCGCCCTCTGGCTCGGATTCTGGGGGCTGGGTCGCGTGCTAGCATCGACCGCCGTCAGCGCCGAGTGCGAGTCACGTCCGCCCGACTGA
- a CDS encoding 3-isopropylmalate dehydrogenase (catalyzes the oxidation of 3-isopropylmalate to 3-carboxy-4-methyl-2-oxopentanoate in leucine biosynthesis): MNLTDPKDRRPQRIAVLPGDGIGRDVTAEAVKVMQAAAERHSLPLELVHFPWSADHYLETGVSIPAGAMDDLRDNFSAIFIGAYGDPRIPDMRHAADILLGIRFQLDLYINFRPCKLYDARLCPLKGKSEGDIDFTVFRENTEGAYVGVGGFLKKGTPDEVALQEEVNTYKGVERICRAAFEWAAANGKKKVLMADKSNVMRFGHDLWQRVFFGLAKEYPAIEASHMFVDALCMQLVRAPEQFEVIVSNNMFGDILTDLGAALQGGLGVAGSANLHPGRTSMFEPVHGSAPKYAGTGKANPLGAILSTSLMLETLGHRAAALEIESIVGESIRTGRTTHDLGGSLTTGEVGDFVARAIASGSGAAGTADPGSGAAARPAAFVS; the protein is encoded by the coding sequence ATGAATCTGACCGACCCGAAGGATCGCCGTCCGCAGCGCATCGCTGTCCTGCCCGGAGATGGCATCGGCCGCGACGTCACCGCCGAGGCGGTCAAGGTGATGCAGGCCGCCGCCGAGCGCCACTCCCTGCCGCTCGAGCTGGTCCATTTCCCGTGGAGCGCCGACCACTACCTCGAGACCGGAGTCTCGATCCCGGCCGGCGCGATGGACGACCTGCGCGACAACTTCTCCGCCATCTTCATCGGCGCCTACGGCGACCCGCGCATCCCCGACATGCGGCACGCCGCCGACATCCTGCTCGGGATCCGTTTTCAGCTCGACCTCTACATCAACTTCCGGCCGTGCAAGCTCTACGACGCCCGGCTCTGCCCGCTCAAGGGCAAGAGCGAGGGCGATATCGACTTCACGGTCTTCCGTGAGAACACCGAGGGTGCTTACGTCGGTGTCGGCGGCTTCCTGAAGAAGGGGACCCCCGACGAGGTCGCGCTGCAGGAAGAGGTCAACACCTACAAGGGCGTCGAGCGCATCTGCCGCGCGGCGTTCGAATGGGCGGCGGCGAACGGCAAGAAGAAGGTCCTGATGGCCGACAAGTCGAACGTCATGCGTTTCGGCCACGATCTGTGGCAACGCGTCTTCTTCGGTCTCGCGAAGGAGTATCCGGCGATCGAGGCCTCGCACATGTTCGTCGACGCGCTCTGTATGCAGCTGGTGCGCGCCCCGGAGCAGTTCGAGGTCATCGTTTCGAACAACATGTTCGGCGACATCCTCACCGACCTGGGCGCGGCGCTGCAGGGCGGTCTGGGGGTCGCCGGCTCGGCGAATCTCCATCCGGGGCGCACCTCCATGTTCGAGCCGGTGCACGGCTCGGCGCCGAAATACGCCGGCACCGGCAAGGCGAATCCGCTCGGCGCGATCCTCTCGACCTCCCTGATGCTGGAGACGCTCGGGCACCGTGCCGCGGCGCTCGAGATCGAGAGCATCGTCGGCGAGTCGATCCGGACCGGCCGCACCACGCACGACCTGGGCGGCAGCCTCACCACCGGCGAAGTCGGCGACTTCGTGGCGCGAGCCATCGCTTCTGGATCCGGTGCTGCGGGAACGGCCGATCCTGGATCTGGCGCCGCGGCCCGGCCGGCCGCGTTCGTCTCCTGA
- a CDS encoding 2-isopropylmalate synthase, with amino-acid sequence MQPSVSELIYDWNDCLGELHPARGRIALNDETLRDGLQSPSVKTPTIGQKLEILHGLAAIGIDSLNIGLPGAGSHVVADVTRIAQEIVDQKLAIAANCAARTLEADIRPIVEISQRTGLAIEVACFLGSSPIRQYTEGWEMAKLLELTREAVGLATREGLPVMYVTEDTTRARPEDARALYTAAVEAGARRICIADTVGHATPEGARNLVRFLREVVDDTGEDVAIDWHGHNDRGLGLANAVAAAEAGADRIHGTILGIGERVGNCALDQLLVNFELFGWSHWNLQPLAGLCALVSRATGVAIPESYPVFGRDAYRTQTGVHAAAILKARAKGHDWLADRVYSGIPAAMVGRRQEVEVGPMSGQANVLCWLQERGLEASPECVQAIFRAAKESKAVLSEERILALCSGFLPVPE; translated from the coding sequence ATGCAACCCTCCGTATCCGAGTTGATCTATGACTGGAACGATTGCCTGGGTGAGCTCCATCCGGCGCGTGGCCGCATTGCGCTGAACGACGAGACTCTCCGCGACGGATTGCAGTCGCCGTCGGTGAAGACGCCGACGATCGGGCAGAAGCTCGAGATCCTCCACGGTCTCGCCGCCATCGGCATCGACTCGCTGAACATCGGCCTGCCGGGCGCCGGGTCGCACGTCGTCGCCGATGTGACGCGCATCGCCCAGGAGATCGTGGACCAGAAGCTCGCCATCGCCGCCAACTGCGCGGCGCGAACGCTCGAGGCCGACATCCGCCCGATCGTCGAGATCTCGCAGCGAACGGGCCTCGCGATCGAGGTCGCCTGCTTCCTCGGCTCGTCGCCGATCCGCCAGTACACTGAAGGGTGGGAGATGGCAAAGCTCCTCGAACTGACGCGCGAGGCGGTCGGGCTCGCGACGCGCGAGGGTCTGCCGGTGATGTACGTCACCGAGGACACGACGCGGGCCCGGCCCGAGGACGCGCGCGCCCTCTACACGGCGGCGGTCGAGGCCGGGGCGCGGCGGATCTGCATCGCCGACACGGTCGGGCATGCGACGCCCGAAGGGGCACGCAACCTCGTCCGCTTCCTGCGTGAGGTGGTGGACGACACCGGCGAGGACGTGGCGATCGATTGGCACGGCCACAACGACCGCGGGCTCGGACTCGCCAACGCCGTCGCGGCCGCCGAAGCCGGCGCGGACAGGATTCACGGCACGATCCTCGGGATTGGCGAGCGCGTCGGCAATTGCGCCCTCGACCAGCTGCTGGTGAACTTCGAGCTCTTCGGCTGGAGCCACTGGAACCTGCAGCCGCTCGCCGGGCTCTGCGCGCTGGTGTCGCGGGCGACCGGGGTGGCGATCCCCGAGAGCTATCCGGTCTTCGGCAGGGACGCCTACCGCACCCAGACGGGAGTGCACGCCGCGGCCATCCTCAAGGCGCGAGCCAAGGGGCACGACTGGCTCGCCGACCGGGTCTACTCGGGCATCCCGGCGGCGATGGTCGGCCGGCGGCAGGAGGTCGAGGTGGGTCCGATGAGCGGCCAGGCGAACGTCCTCTGCTGGCTGCAGGAGCGCGGTCTCGAGGCCTCGCCCGAGTGCGTACAGGCGATCTTCCGCGCCGCCAAGGAGTCGAAGGCGGTGCTCTCCGAAGAGCGCATTCTCGCGCTTTGCAGCGGGTTCCTTCCGGTTCCCGAATAG
- a CDS encoding type II toxin-antitoxin system VapB family antitoxin — protein MKRTNLLLDEVLLEEATRLCGKRTYSATVDLALSELVRRARAGKILELAGKGLWQGDLARMRGEEPPKVKGRRVSG, from the coding sequence ATGAAGCGCACGAACCTTCTCCTCGACGAAGTTCTCCTCGAAGAGGCGACGCGCCTCTGCGGCAAGCGCACTTACTCGGCGACGGTCGATCTAGCGCTCTCCGAGCTCGTGCGCAGGGCGCGGGCCGGCAAGATCCTCGAGCTCGCCGGCAAGGGGCTGTGGCAGGGCGATCTCGCCAGGATGCGTGGAGAAGAACCGCCGAAAGTGAAAGGTCGGCGTGTTTCTGGTTGA
- a CDS encoding PIN domain-containing protein, translating into MFLVDTSVWIELFRQRPSVSLADLGGLEEVVTCLPVIQEVLQGFGDPAAYRIAREAMFALPIVESPLSSPLVEEAVDLYRSARRAGVTPRSSVDCLIAACALRHELPVAHCDRDYAQLARVSALRELDLSVGRRR; encoded by the coding sequence GTGTTTCTGGTTGACACTTCCGTCTGGATCGAGCTCTTTCGCCAACGACCGTCCGTCTCCTTGGCCGACTTGGGCGGGCTTGAAGAGGTCGTGACCTGCCTGCCGGTGATTCAAGAGGTATTGCAGGGCTTTGGGGATCCGGCCGCATATCGCATCGCTCGGGAGGCGATGTTCGCGCTTCCAATCGTCGAGTCGCCGCTCTCGAGTCCGCTGGTCGAGGAGGCGGTCGATCTCTACCGCTCGGCCCGGCGCGCCGGCGTCACCCCGCGGTCGAGCGTCGACTGCCTCATCGCAGCCTGCGCGCTCCGCCACGAGCTCCCGGTAGCCCACTGTGATCGCGACTACGCGCAGCTCGCGCGCGTCTCGGCGCTACGCGAGCTCGATCTCTCGGTGGGGCGTCGGCGGTGA